Proteins encoded within one genomic window of Rhizobium bangladeshense:
- a CDS encoding GGDEF domain-containing protein produces the protein MDETIEQLLHLSAQTETLMAVYDGDDRLRYANSAFRSAYFIEPEETPLWPDLMRRNFHLGRGTVIRTENFEEWLRSTQSRRGKIGYRAFETDLSDGRWLWMTEAVQTNGWMLCIASDITRLKVHGRTVRQDRDQAIKASYTDELTGVANRRFVMARVEDMLASVRHGSSGCLAVFDIDNFKRINDRLGHHAGDLVLRDFAHRIHQNVRRNDCFGRVGGEEFLLVMPATGPEDALAMVERMLTVIRFSRPLPDSPDFSYTCSAGIAACLPTDSASELYRRADQALYDAKMSGRDRVRAA, from the coding sequence ATGGACGAGACAATCGAACAGCTTCTCCATCTTTCCGCACAGACGGAAACGCTGATGGCGGTCTATGATGGCGATGACCGGCTGCGCTATGCCAACAGCGCCTTTCGTTCGGCCTATTTCATCGAGCCGGAGGAAACGCCGCTCTGGCCGGATCTGATGCGGCGCAATTTCCATCTCGGCCGCGGCACCGTCATCCGCACGGAGAATTTCGAGGAATGGCTGCGCTCGACGCAGTCGCGCCGCGGCAAGATCGGCTATCGTGCCTTCGAGACGGATCTTTCCGACGGCCGCTGGCTGTGGATGACGGAGGCAGTGCAGACTAACGGCTGGATGCTGTGCATTGCCAGCGACATCACCCGTCTCAAGGTCCATGGCCGCACCGTCCGGCAGGATCGCGACCAGGCGATCAAGGCCTCCTACACCGACGAACTCACCGGCGTCGCCAACCGCCGCTTCGTCATGGCGCGGGTCGAAGACATGCTGGCTTCAGTCCGGCATGGCAGCAGCGGCTGCCTTGCCGTCTTCGACATCGACAATTTCAAACGCATCAACGACCGGCTCGGCCACCACGCCGGCGATCTCGTGCTGCGCGATTTCGCCCACCGCATCCATCAGAACGTCCGCCGCAACGATTGTTTCGGCCGGGTCGGCGGCGAAGAATTCCTCCTCGTCATGCCGGCCACCGGCCCGGAAGACGCCCTTGCCATGGTCGAGCGCATGCTGACGGTGATCCGCTTCTCCCGGCCGCTGCCGGATTCACCCGATTTCAGCTACACCTGCTCCGCCGGCATCGCCGCGTGTCTGCCGACGGACAGCGCGTCGGAGCTTTACCGGCGTGCGGATCAGGCGCTTTATGACGCGAAGATGAGCGGGCGGGATAGGGTGCGGGCGGCTTAG
- a CDS encoding LacI family DNA-binding transcriptional regulator, with amino-acid sequence MAPKAVTLIDVARAANVSRATAARALNGYGYVGGDAAERVLAAADRLGYRSNRVAQALRRGQLPLIGFMPGDIQNPFFARIAHDVDVDLRAFRHNLLIASSEEDPEQEVELLESLRSLNVRGFIVAPTSADNKEHLVRLVRDGTPLVLIDRALPQVACDSVTVDNEGGAREAVSYLIANGHRRIGLIQDDSRITTARGRLAGYIQALQGHGIEVDESLIIVSRSTVEYAIDATIRLFSRPSRPTAVFTVDSLMTQGALLGLRSMGLAVPHAVSLVGFDDFNLATFTDPQITVVAQPIAQIGPLAVKLLMQRINGSREPPHREQFPTRLVVRGSVSRPSRTPGR; translated from the coding sequence GTGGCGCCAAAGGCAGTGACGCTGATAGACGTTGCGCGCGCCGCGAACGTGTCGCGCGCGACCGCCGCCCGCGCATTGAACGGTTACGGCTATGTCGGCGGAGACGCGGCAGAGCGGGTGCTTGCAGCGGCCGATCGGCTCGGCTATCGCAGCAATCGCGTGGCGCAGGCTCTGCGGCGGGGGCAGTTGCCGCTCATCGGCTTCATGCCGGGCGACATCCAGAACCCGTTTTTTGCCCGGATCGCTCATGATGTCGATGTCGATCTGCGCGCCTTTCGCCACAACCTGCTGATCGCCAGCAGCGAAGAGGATCCGGAGCAGGAAGTGGAACTGCTCGAAAGCCTGAGGTCTCTCAACGTGCGCGGCTTCATCGTCGCGCCGACCTCGGCCGACAACAAGGAGCACCTGGTTCGGCTGGTCCGGGACGGAACGCCCCTCGTCCTCATCGACCGCGCCTTGCCGCAGGTTGCCTGTGACAGCGTCACCGTCGACAATGAGGGCGGCGCCCGCGAGGCGGTGAGCTATCTGATCGCCAACGGCCATCGCCGCATCGGCCTCATTCAGGACGATTCCCGCATCACGACCGCCCGCGGCCGTCTCGCCGGCTATATCCAGGCGCTGCAGGGCCATGGCATCGAGGTGGACGAATCGCTGATCATCGTCTCGCGATCGACCGTGGAATATGCGATCGACGCCACCATCCGGCTGTTCAGCCGGCCGTCGCGCCCGACAGCGGTCTTCACCGTCGACAGCCTCATGACCCAGGGGGCGCTTCTCGGGCTGCGCTCGATGGGCCTTGCCGTGCCGCATGCCGTGTCCCTGGTCGGCTTCGACGACTTCAACCTCGCCACTTTCACCGACCCGCAGATCACCGTCGTGGCGCAGCCGATCGCGCAGATCGGCCCGCTTGCGGTGAAGCTGCTGATGCAGCGGATCAACGGCAGCCGTGAGCCGCCGCACAGGGAGCAGTTCCCGACGCGCCTGGTCGTTCGCGGCTCCGTCTCCCGGCCGTCCCGCACGCCGGGGCGCTGA
- a CDS encoding SIS domain-containing protein, producing MLNFDQARFLKIQTGAVAIADWIRPLMRELLDAGIERLYFMGTGGVQLLTFPAIELAARHTTFPVSACFPAQVILDPPAGLNEKALVVMPSLSGTTKESVALLPFLKERGVRLLTLTGHADTPLAQQADHTYTNFAEDDTSSESFYLQTMIIVLALLAETGRIANFDAIVSELKRLPGLLAEAKAAYEDEAAKLAQSIKDEPYHIFTAAGSVWPEAHYYGMCILEEMQWIRTRPVHAADFFHGTLELVEPGVSVFLFKGEDALRPLGERVERFVHRYTDKVWILDSASVALPGISPQVRSLISPVVLATLLERLSAHLEVLRQHPLTTRRYYKRVEY from the coding sequence ATGTTGAACTTTGACCAAGCCCGCTTCCTGAAGATCCAGACGGGCGCCGTGGCGATTGCGGACTGGATCCGCCCGCTGATGCGCGAACTGCTCGATGCGGGGATCGAGCGGCTTTACTTCATGGGCACCGGCGGCGTGCAGCTCCTGACCTTTCCTGCGATCGAGCTCGCCGCCCGCCATACGACCTTTCCGGTATCGGCCTGCTTCCCGGCCCAGGTGATCCTCGATCCGCCGGCCGGCCTCAACGAAAAGGCGCTGGTGGTGATGCCGTCATTGTCGGGCACGACCAAGGAGAGCGTCGCGCTTCTGCCTTTCCTCAAGGAACGCGGCGTGCGCCTGTTGACGCTCACCGGCCATGCCGACACGCCGCTCGCGCAGCAGGCCGATCATACCTATACCAACTTCGCCGAAGACGACACGTCGTCGGAGTCTTTCTACCTGCAGACCATGATCATCGTCCTCGCGCTGCTGGCCGAAACCGGCAGGATCGCGAATTTCGACGCGATCGTTTCCGAGCTGAAGAGGCTGCCGGGGCTGCTCGCAGAGGCCAAGGCCGCCTATGAAGACGAGGCGGCGAAGCTCGCCCAGTCCATCAAGGACGAGCCCTATCATATCTTCACCGCTGCCGGCTCGGTCTGGCCGGAGGCGCATTATTACGGAATGTGCATCCTGGAAGAAATGCAGTGGATCCGCACGCGGCCCGTTCATGCCGCCGATTTCTTCCACGGCACGCTGGAACTGGTCGAGCCGGGCGTCAGCGTGTTCCTGTTCAAGGGCGAGGATGCGCTGCGGCCGCTCGGCGAGCGGGTCGAGCGCTTCGTCCATCGCTACACCGACAAGGTCTGGATCCTCGATTCCGCGTCTGTCGCCCTTCCCGGCATTTCGCCGCAGGTCCGCAGTCTGATCTCGCCGGTGGTCCTCGCCACCCTGCTGGAGCGGCTGAGCGCCCATCTCGAAGTGCTGCGCCAGCACCCGCTGACGACCCGCCGCTACTACAAGCGGGTCGAGTATTGA